A single Eremothecium sinecaudum strain ATCC 58844 chromosome VIII, complete sequence DNA region contains:
- the ADE8 gene encoding phosphoribosylglycinamide formyltransferase (Syntenic homolog of Ashbya gossypii AAR120C; Syntenic homolog of Saccharomyces cerevisiae YDR408C (ADE8)) — MGIPKVTVLISGSGSNLQALIDAKEQGTLPIDLVKVVSSSVKAYGLVRASNHSIPTAIHSLYSYTKSISKDDKKARIQARVRFEEELAELILRDAPDLVVCAGWLLILGPSFLKKLGDIPIINLHPALPGAFDGTTHAIEMAWTKCQNDSKPLIAGCMVHYVIEEVDKGEPLVVKELEIVPGAETLDQYAERVHQAEHRAIVEGTIKALQQQKKL; from the coding sequence ATGGGGATTCCAAAAGTGACTGTGTTGATATCTGGTTCCGGTTCGAATCTTCAAGCTCTCATCGATGCTAAAGAACAAGGTACGTTGCCAATAGACCTTGTCAAGGTGGTTTCCTCAAGCGTTAAAGCTTATGGGCTTGTTCGGGCTTCCAATCATAGTATTCCAACAGCAATACATTCATTGTATTCATATACAAAGAGTATATCTAAGGATGATAAAAAGGCACGTATTCAGGCCAGAGTGCGGTTTGAAGAAGAGCTTGCAGAATTGATTTTGAGAGATGCGCCAGATCTTGTAGTATGTGCTGGATGGCTGCTTATTTTGGGTCCTTCGTTTTTAAAGAAACTTGGTGATATCCCTATCATCAACCTACACCCTGCGCTTCCTGGGGCTTTTGATGGCACCACGCATGCGATTGAGATGGCATGGACAAAATGCCAGAATGATAGTAAGCCATTAATTGCAGGGTGTATGGTACATTATGTAATTGAAGAAGTCGATAAGGGCGAGCCCCTGGTCGTTAAGGAACTGGAGATTGTTCCAGGAGCTGAAACCTTGGATCAATATGCGGAGCGTGTACACCAGGCGGAGCACCGAGCCATCGTTGAGGGTACCATTAAAGCACTTCAGCAGCAGAAAAAGCTTTAA
- a CDS encoding HHL261Cp (Syntenic homolog of Ashbya gossypii AAR121W; Syntenic homolog of Saccharomyces cerevisiae YDR409W (SIZ1) and YOR156C (NFI1)) yields MMNTPIKQDIQNTCKELALLRVPELKSVCRSVGLPLSGRKADLQQRVKEYVENSLRPGHIDPFRPKAILALVQKSKLGDVLPTYDSILQSLKTGAFKHPVATGHVPPSSLYSYKSETQTSAKNENPSPPSILNGADGSPLTSVFYPSPFYTLKRMITGSPKMASKSPGRGTCMFTFRLNEAEKKLLQDSPDTRLYLFCGAISHGNRVHVQFPHPNEIKLNDNLIKDNVRGLKNKVGTAKPADLTKFVRHDKDNYLQLVYAFTKEDYLVYLYLVTLNSPEKILEGILARPKIVRPFTLAYIKKILSEDEDEDLITTSTVLTLQCPISYARMKYPVKSVNCDHLQCFDAMSFILSQMQIPTWQCPVCQKSVSINDLSICEFVSDIIKTADKDVEQVEIHRDGTWIAKEEDTDEMQQKSSDSSESDLKFKVNGENVDELVLDDDIPAPKGKTSTEPIVISLDSDDDELPLNMAAGNNRPMSNLVNVRPISISSESNNGATRPNYPSTTSEPPQPINMTENSPRLPGSYNASIQSQPHAQTNNNLNGTYLLGMAKNKSSVQTSVSGIADHPNKAGTLPSILQENINTPTDVGTTVRPNVNLQNGISKTVSGTATSRSISSLNPVLLLPNGSHNSATTSNGLVAVDPVASSRNAHATNNTHTMRTAIAPTQVQDSGTMVKPNIRLNLEEDRSILFGEDSTIGAKKLPTTNFVPTKSNNETPTNYKEESNTTMYAESESDSGKVSDMPFNKIGAFKSRDNVIDNHSREQANDGSAESITSKSDGKLSTTSSVIDRRLPKVPQGADSIAGGWKTLPSPPSWVTYAEKTHTEFEKENPTVKLSGISHYNPQNNNSRHPKPPVSPFIPKKYSSIIPKKRVISNAEPTTNFDRVNAAVGNPQNQTGPN; encoded by the coding sequence ATGATGAACACGCCGATAAAACAGGATATACAAAATACCTGCAAAGAGTTAGCTTTATTGCGTGTTCCTGAGCTAAAATCTGTATGCAGGTCGGTTGGTCTTCCTTTATCAGGTCGTAAAGCAGATTTACAACAAAGAGTAAAAGAATATGTGGAGAATTCTCTGAGGCCTGGGCATATCGATCCATTCAGACCGAAAGCTATCCTAGCGCTCGTGCAAAAATCGAAACTAGGTGATGTGTTGCCTACATATGACTCTATATTGCAGTCTTTGAAGACGGGCGCGTTCAAACATCCTGTAGCTACTGGTCATGTACCACCTAGCTCGTTATATTCATATAAGTCTGAAACACAAACGTCCGCAAAGAACGAGAACCCATCGCCACCATCAATACTTAACGGCGCGGATGGAAGTCCTCTGACAAGTGTATTTTACCCCAGTCCGTTTTACACTTTGAAGAGGATGATAACTGGTTCACCGAAGATGGCCAGTAAGTCTCCTGGGAGGGGTACATGTATGTTTACATTTCGCTTAAACGAAGCAGAAAAGAAGCTGCTGCAGGACAGCCCAGATACGCGACTCTATCTATTCTGTGGCGCCATAAGTCATGGTAATAGAGTTCATGTTCAATTTCCACATCCGAATGAGATAAAGTTGAACGATAATTTAATAAAAGATAACGTTCGTGGTTTAAAAAACAAGGTTGGGACAGCTAAGCCTGCGGATTTAACGAAATTTGTGAGACATGATAAGGATAACTATTTGCAGTTGGTATATGCATTTACTAAAGAAGATTATCTTGTATATTTGTACCTTGTGACGTTAAACAGCCCAGAGAAGATACTAGAGGGTATATTGGCACGGCCGAAAATTGTTAGGCCATTTACGCTTGCATATATCAAAAAGATCCTGAGcgaagatgaagatgaggatTTAATTACCACTTCTACAGTATTAACATTGCAATGCCCAATATCTTACGCGAGAATGAAATATCCTGTAAAATCGGTGAATTGTGATCACTTACAATGTTTCGATGCCATGTCTTTTATTCTCTCTCAAATGCAGATTCCTACTTGGCAATGTCCGGTATGTCAGAAATCAGTCAGCATAAATGATTTATCAATTTGCGAGTTTGTTAGTGACATTATTAAGACAGCAGATAAAGATGTAGAGCAAGTGGAGATTCATCGTGATGGAACTTGGATAGCGAAGGAAGAGGATACCGATGAAATGCAACAGAAGAGCTCTGATAGTTCAGAATCCGATCTTAAATTCAAGGTAAACGGAGAAAACGTAGATGAGCTAGTGCTTGATGATGATATTCCAGCTCCTAAAGGTAAAACTTCAACTGAACCCATTGTTATATCACTCGATAGTGACGATGATGAACTACCACTCAACATGGCTGCAGGCAATAACCGTCCTATGTCTAATTTGGTAAATGTTCGTCCTATTTCAATTTCTTCTGAATCCAATAATGGCGCTACAAGGCCTAATTACCCATCTACTACATCTGAACCTCCACAGCCCATCAATATGACTGAAAATAGCCCACGTCTGCCAGGGTCTTATAACGCAAGCATTCAATCGCAGCCACATGCGCAGACAAATAATAATTTAAATGGGACTTATCTCCTTGGTATGGCAAAGAACAAGTCCTCAGTCCAAACATCCGTATCTGGCATTGCGGATCACCCTAATAAGGCAGGAACCTTACCATCTATTTTACAGGAAAACATTAATACACCTACTGATGTTGGGACCACGGTTAGACCCAACGTGAATCTTCAAAATGGTATTTCGAAGACTGTTAGTGGAACTGCTACATCTAGATCTATCTCCTCACTAAATCCTGTTTTACTTTTGCCTAATGGAAGTCACAATTCAGCGACCACAAGCAATGGACTAGTTGCTGTGGACCCAGTAGCATCTAGCAGAAATGCACATGCAACAAATAATACACATACTATGCGAACCGCGATAGCGCCTACACAAGTCCAAGATTCAGGAACTATGGTAAAACCCAATATTCGTCTGAATTTAGAAGAAGATCGATCCATATTATTTGGGGAGGACTCAACGATAGGTGCTAAAAAATTGCCTACGACGAACTTTGTACCAACTAAGTCTAATAATGAAACACCTACAAATTATAAAGAAGAGTCTAATACGACTATGTATGCAGAATCAGAATCGGATAGTGGAAAGGTCAGCGATATGCCATTCAACAAAATAGGTGCTTTCAAAAGCCGGGATAATGTCATAGATAATCATTCGAGGGAACAGGCTAATGATGGCAGCGCAGAAAGCATTACAAGCAAAAGCGATGGTAAACTATCTACAACTTCCTCAGTGATTGATAGAAGATTGCCAAAGGTTCCACAAGGGGCTGATTCCATTGCAGGAGGATGGAAGACACTACCTTCGCCGCCTTCGTGGGTTACTTACGCTGAAAAGACACATACAGAatttgaaaaagaaaaCCCTACAGTTAAGCTAAGCGGCATTTCACATTATAACCCACAGAATAATAACTCACGTCATCCAAAGCCACCGGTTTCGCCATTCATCCCAAAAAAGTATAGCAGTATTATTCCCAAAAAGCGTGTAATATCTAATGCCGAACCTACGACAAACTTTGACAGGGTGAATGCGGCCGTTGGCAATCCTCAAAACCAAACAGGCCCCAACTAA
- the PUP1 gene encoding proteasome core particle subunit beta 2 (Syntenic homolog of Ashbya gossypii AAR119W; Syntenic homolog of Saccharomyces cerevisiae YOR157C (PUP1)): MAGLSFSNYQRNSHLASTGHKYAKTTSTGTTIVGVKFENGVVIAADTRSTQGNIVANKNCEKLHKISPKIWCAGAGTAADTDAVTWLIGSSLELHSLYTDREPRVVSALQKLKQHLFKYQGHIGAYLIVAGIDPTGPHLFSVQAHGSTDVVYYQSLGSGSLAAMAVLEAKWKKDLSREEAIKLAAEAIEAGIWNDLGSGSNVDLCVMEMGKDAQLLRNYITPNVREPKQNSYKFQRGTTAVLKELTLEIYDEQEVDTSA; this comes from the coding sequence ATGGCGGGCCTATCATTCAGTAACTATCAAAGGAATTCACACTTGGCTTCAACAGGCCATAAATACGCTAAAACAACATCAACAGGTACTACTATTGTTGGAGTGAAATTTGAGAATGGTGTTGTTATAGCTGCTGATACTAGGTCTACACAAGGAAATATTGTAGCAAATAAGAACTGTGAGAAACTGCATAAGATATCACCTAAGATTTGGTGCGCGGGCGCAGGTACCGCTGCTGATACTGATGCCGTTACGTGGTTGATCGGATCTAGCTTAGAGTTGCATTCCCTTTATACTGATAGGGAACCAAGAGTGGTATCTGCGTTGCAAAAGTTGAAGCAACATCTTTTTAAGTACCAAGGTCATATTGGTGCATATCTAATTGTTGCTGGTATTGATCCTACTGGCCCTCACCTATTTTCGGTTCAAGCCCATGGTTCGACAGATGTCGTCTACTACCAGAGTTTGGGATCTGGATCTCTAGCCGCAATGGCGGTACTTGAAGCGAAATGGAAGAAGGACTTGTCTAGGGAAGAGGCTATTAAGTTGGCTGCAGAAGCTATTGAGGCTGGTATCTGGAACGACTTGGGATCTGGCTCCAATGTCGATTTATGTGTCATGGAAATGGGCAAGGATGCTCAATTGCTAAGAAATTACATCACTCCTAATGTGCGGGAGCCCAAGCAGAACTCTTATAAATTTCAACGTGGTACTACTGCTGTGCTTAAGGAGCTAACTTTGGAAATCTACGATGAACAAGAAGTAGACACTTCCGCTTAG